The following proteins are encoded in a genomic region of Vibrio taketomensis:
- a CDS encoding EAL domain-containing protein — protein MRPLLSIDCHSLFCIEITETAVIEDYDVCVASLLKLRNVGIDISLDDFGTGFSSLSLLKRLPLNEVKIDRGFISDVVNSQSNLAFVSTMVSMGQSLGYRIVMEGVETQEHAKKLSTLGAEISQGYYYSKPLSLAELEHKYACATEPMSQRVCVHCS, from the coding sequence TTGAGACCATTACTCAGTATCGATTGCCACTCGCTATTTTGTATCGAGATAACGGAAACTGCGGTGATTGAAGATTATGACGTTTGTGTTGCGTCATTATTGAAGCTGCGTAATGTCGGTATCGATATTTCTTTAGATGATTTTGGTACGGGTTTTTCTTCATTATCGCTGCTCAAACGCTTACCGCTCAATGAGGTGAAAATCGACCGTGGTTTTATCTCAGATGTGGTGAATAGCCAATCCAATTTAGCGTTTGTTTCAACCATGGTTTCGATGGGGCAGAGTCTGGGTTATCGCATCGTGATGGAAGGGGTTGAGACTCAAGAGCATGCGAAAAAGCTGTCTACCCTAGGTGCTGAAATCTCACAAGGTTATTACTACAGTAAACCTCTTTCTCTAGCCGAGCTAGAGCATAAGTACGCTTGTGCAACAGAGCCTATGTCACAGCGAGTCTGCGTACACTGTTCTTAA